In a genomic window of Schistocerca gregaria isolate iqSchGreg1 chromosome 5, iqSchGreg1.2, whole genome shotgun sequence:
- the LOC126273132 gene encoding ejaculatory bulb-specific protein 3-like: protein MKAALVLVSALAVIVVTAAEEKYTTKYDNVNLDEIIANDRLLNKYAQCLLENDENNCTADGKELKSVIPDALSNECAKCNEKQKEGTKKVLKHLINHKPDIWAQLKAKYDPDGTYSKKYEDREKELHQ from the exons ATGAAGGCCGCCCTTGTTCTCGTCTCGGCACTGGCCGTCATTGTGGTCACCGCGGCGGAAGAGAAGTACACCACCAAGTACGACAACGTCAACCTCGACGAGATCATTGCCAATGACCGCCTGCTCAACAAGTACGCCCAGTGCTTGCTGGAGAACGACGAAAACAACTGTACGGCCGACGGGAAGGAATTAAAGA GTGTCATCCCCGACGCGCTGAGCAACGAGTGCGCCAAGTGCAATGAGAAGCAGAAGGAGGGCACCAAGAAGGTGCTGAAGCACCTCATCAACCACAAGCCCGACATCTGGGCGCAGCTGAAGGCCAAGTACGACCCCGACGGCACCTACAGCAAGAAGTACGAGGACAGGGAGAAGGAGCTCCACCAATAA